Proteins co-encoded in one Prunus persica cultivar Lovell chromosome G6, Prunus_persica_NCBIv2, whole genome shotgun sequence genomic window:
- the LOC18774337 gene encoding probable polyamine transporter At3g13620, with protein sequence MKAANSSPNSKTVLPENEKQEAVQEPPMFSTTKIKSKRLSFIPLVFLIYFQVSGGPYGTESIVGSGGPLFAILGFLLFPVIWSIPEALVTAELATAFPGNGGFVIWTHQAFGPFWGFLVGFWKFLSAVINLSSYPVLCIDYIDPILPTSFSPLPHYLVISVSTMLLSVLNFIGLPTVGYAAISLGVLSYLPFLVISVFAIPKIDPSKWAVLGQKGRKKEWPLFFNSLFWNLNCWDNVSTLVVEGVKKPSKTLPKAFLSAGLLTCLTSLIPMLAATGAMSLDLDDWVDGFYTVVGEKIVGKRFKKWVRIGAFLSGIGVYQSQLSSCSYQLSGMAELGLLPKLFGVRSKRFNTPWLGIMIPTVISVLVSYMNFRHVTSLVNVLNSLGMLVELSAFIWLRVKFPGVERPFKIPITRLRWLIAVLFIPFGFLVYVICVGTKIIYLVIAVLTAVGIIWYFCMKIFQAAMWLDFNHVVKKLADYEDFGGYYERILK encoded by the exons ATGAAAGCCGccaattcttctccaaattcaaaaaccgTTCTtcctgaaaatgaaaaacaagaagCGGTACAAGAACCTCCAATGTTTAGCACCACCAAGATCAAAAGCAAAAGGCTGTCATTCATCCCTTTAGTTTTCCTCATTTACTTTCAAGTCTCTGGTGGCCCTTATGGCACAGAGTCCATTGTTGGCTCTGGGGGGCCTTTATTTGCCATCCTTGGCTTTCTACTCTTCCCAGTCATTTGGAGCATCCCTGAGGCCCTTGTCACTGCTGAGCTGGCCACGGCCTTTCCCGGCAATGGTGGCTTTGTCATATGGACTCACCAAGCCTTCGGTCCCTTCTGGGGCTTCCTTGTTGGTTTCTGGAAGTTTCTTAGTGCTGTCATAAACTTATCTTCCTACCCTGTTCTCTGTATAGACTACATTGATCCAATACTGCCAACTTCCTTCTCACCCTTGCCTCACTATTTAGTTATCTCTGTTTCAACCATGTTGCTCTCTGTTCTCAACTTCATTGGTTTGCCTACTGTAGGCTATGCTGCAATATCTTTGGGGGTTTTGTCATACTTGCCATTCTTAgtaatttctgtttttgcaATTCCCAAGATTGATCCTAGCAAATGGGCTGTTTTGGGCCAGAAGGGTAGGAAAAAAGAATGgccattgttcttcaattCCCTGTTTTGGAACTTGAATTGTTGGGACAATGTAAGTACTTTAGTTGTAGAGGGTGTTAAGAAACCCTCCAAGACATTACCAAAAGCATTTCTCTCAGCTGGGTTGTTGACTTGCTTGACTTCTTTGATACCTATGCTGGCTGCAACTGGGGCTATGTCCCTCGACCTAGATGACTGGGTTGATGGGTTTTACACTGTTGTTGGAGAAAAAATTGTGGGGAAAAGGTTCAAAAAATGGGTTAGGATTGGAGCCTTTTTATCTGGCATTGGTGTGTATCAGTCGCAATTGAGCAGCTGTTCATACCAGCTTTCTGGCATGGCTGAATTAGGCTTGTTACCGAAACTTTTCGGTGTGCGGTCCAAACGGTTCAATACACCCTGGTTGGGAATTATGATCCCAACAGTGATATCAGTCCTGGTTTCTTACATGAATTTCAGGCATGTCACATCCTTGGTGAATGTTTTAAACAGTCTGGGCATGCTAGTCGAATTGTCGGcttttatttggttgaggGTGAAGTTTCCAGGTGTGGAGAGGCCCtttaaaattccaattacCAGGCTGAGGTGGTTGATAGCAGTGTTGTTCATTCCATTTGGGTTTTTGGTGTACGTAATTTGTGTtggcacaaaaattatatactTGGTGATTGCTGTGCTGACTGCGGTTGGGATCATTTGGTACTTCTGCATGAAGATTTTCCAAGCTGCAATGTGGCTTGACTTCAACCATGTTGTGAAAAAGCTAGCAGATTATGAAGACTTTGGGGG CTATTATGAACGAATTCTGAAATAA
- the LOC18772140 gene encoding probable polyamine transporter At3g13620, translated as MQSMRASEFSTSSQSLLEQEQTESQPKITTKNPKKLAFLPLVFLIYFEVSGGPYGEESAVGAAGPLFAILGFLIFPFIWSIPEALVTAELATAYPGNGGFVIWAHQAFGPFWGSLMGSWKFLSGVINLASYPILCVDYLKLVIPIFSSGLPRFVAVFVSTLVLSFLNYSGLSIVGYTAVGLGIVSLCPFIIMSLVAIPKIDPSRWISLGQKGVKRDWTLFINTLFWNLNFWDNASTLAGEVEEPQKLYPKALFSAGILTCLGYVIPLLAATGAIPLDQEDWVDGYLASAGEMIAGKWLKFWIEIGAVLSIIGLFEAQLSSCAYQLLGMADLGILPMIFGARSKWFNTPWLGILISTVIALSVSYLDFTDIISSANFLYSLGMLLEFASFLWLRVKFPALKRPFEVPMGLPGLVVMCLIPSGFLVYVLAVATKAVYLVSALMTLFGVAWYLFMNLSKSKMWFDFKMEEEKLDNEERA; from the coding sequence ATGCAAAGCATGAGAGCCTCAGAATTTTCCACAAGCTCCCAATCCCTTCTTGAACAAGAACAAACAGAATCACAACCTAAAATCACCACCAAGAATCCCAAGAAGCTAGCATTTCTTCCACTTGTCTTCCTCATCTACTTTGAAGTCTCTGGAGGCCCCTATGGTGAAGAATCAGCTGTGGGGGCTGCTGGTCCTCTCTTTGCCATTCTTGGCTTCCTCATCTTCCCCTTCATTTGGAGCATCCCTGAGGCCCTTGTCACGGCTGAGCTGGCCACCGCCTACCCCGGCAACGGCGGCTTTGTCATTTGGGCACACCAAGCTTTTGGTCCCTTCTGGGGCTCCCTCATGGGCTCTTGGAAATTCCTCAGTGGGGTCATCAACTTGGCTTCATATCCAATTCTTTGTGTAGACTATCTCAAGCTGGTAattcccattttctcttctggcCTACCTCGCTTTGTTGCTGTATTTGTCTCAACTTTGGTGCTATCGTTTCTCAACTACTCTGGTTTGAGTATAGTTGGTTACACTGCAGTAGGTTTAGGGATTGTGTCACTTTGTCCATTTATAATAATGTCTTTGGTTGCAATCCCCAAGATTGATCCAAGCAGATGGATCAGTTTGGGTCAGAAGGGTGTTAAAAGAGATTGGACATTATTTATCAATACCCTATTTTGGAACTTGAATTTTTGGGACAATGCTAGTACTCTAGCTGGTGAAGTAGAAGAACCCCAAAAGCTATACCCAAAAGCACTTTTTTCTGCTGGCATTCTCACATGTTTGGGTTACGTAATTCCTCTCCTGGCTGCAACTGGTGCTATTCCACTTGACCAAGAAGATTGGGTTGATGGGTATTTAGCTTCTGCTGGGGAAATGATTGCTGGGAAATGGCTGAAATTCTGGATTGAAATTGGTGCAGTTTTATCAATTATTGGACTGTTCGAGGCCCAGTTAAGTAGTTGTGCATACCAACTTTTAGGTATGGCAGACTTGGGAATTTTACCAATGATTTTTGGGGCAAGGTCCAAATGGTTCAACACCCCTTGGTTAGGAATTCTGATTTCAACAGTCATAGCACTTTCTGTTTCTTACTTGGATTTCACAGACATTATATCTTCTGCCAATTTCTTGTACAGCTTGGGGATGCTATTGGAATTTGCATCTTTTCTTTGGTTGAGGGTGAAGTTTCCAGCTCTGAAAAGGCCTTTTGAAGTTCCAATGGGCCTGCCAGGGCTGGTGGTTATGTGCTTGATTCCATCTGGTTTTTTGGTCTATGTGTTGGCTGTGGCCACCAAAGCTGTTTATTTGGTTAGTGCATTGATGACTCTGTTTGGTGTTGCCTGGTACCTTTTCATGAATCTCAGCAAATCAAAGATGTGGTTTGATTTCaaaatggaagaagaaaaattggacaatGAGGAAAGAGCTTAG